The Synergistaceae bacterium genomic interval CAACGGCACCAGGCCGGATTTGGAAGTGGAATCGACCTCGTCATACTTGAAAGCCGCGACCAGCTTCTGCAGGTCGGCTGCCAAGCCGGAGAGCTCTTCGGATCCCTGGGCCACTCTCTCCGCCGCCGTGCCGACCTCGACCATCTGCCCTCTCACCGTGTCCGCGGACTCGGCGGAGTCGTTCACCCGCGAGGCTATGTTCTGCACAGCGCTCGCTATCTCCTCGCTGGAGGCTGCCTGCTCCTCCGCGACGGCCGCCATGTCCTGCGTCGCAGAGGCTATCCTGGACAATGCCTCCATCATCTGGTCTATGGTATCGCGGGTCTCCTCCGCCAGGTTGCTGGACTCGAGCGAGTCCTTCGCGTTGTTTTCGGCCGCCGACACGACCTCGTCGAGGTCCTTCGTGATTATCGAGGCCAGATCGGCGATCTTCTGCGCCGCCTCGTTGCTCTCCTCGGCAAGCTTGCGGACTTCCTCCGCGACAACCGCGAAGCCTCGTCCGGCCTCTCCCGCGCGGGCCGCCTCTATTGCGGCGTTCAAGGCCAGCAGGTTGGTCTGGTCGGCTATGCCGCCTATCTGGGCGACGAAGTTCTGGATCTCGCGCGCCCTGTCTCCAAGGCTCTTGACCTCCTTCGCCGACCCGTCGGCATCCGAAGCCACCTTTTTGATGCTGGCGACGGCCCTGCCTATCGCCTTAACCCCGTCCTCGCCGGCCGTGCGGGCCTGCTCGACCTCTCCCGCCATGTCGGTGCTCTTCTGCGCGGATGACTGTGCGCCGCTTGCTACCTCCTCGACCGATGCGGTTATCTCCTCGGTTGCGGCGGCCAAATTCTCCATCTGGGATGAGACGTCGTCTGCGCCCACGCGTGACTCCTCGACGCCGGCATTGGCTTCCTGCGCCAGGGCGGAGAACTCCTGCGAGGTCTCGCCGATCCTGTCCGTGGCGGCGACGATTCCCGACACGAATCCGATAAGCGCGTCCTGTATCTTCATGATGCTATCGGCCAGCTTCTCGAACTCGTTCTTCCTGTATTCGAAGAGCCAGGCCTTCGATTGGTCGAAGGTAATATCTAGCGTGGCGATCCTCTGCATCACTTCGATGAGTGAATTGAGAGGCCTGTTGATCGAACGGGCCACCAGCAGTCCGAGCAACGCTCCCATGATGACTGCCGTGACCGCCGTGCCGATCAGAAATCGCTTGGACGCTGCGACCACCACCTTGTTTTCCTCGTCCGCCTCCTCTGCTGCCGCGATGCAGTAGTTGGAGATCTCGCGTATGGCATACCTGTAATTGTTATTGGCTTCGACGACATGTTGCGTGTAATAATCATAGGCCTCGTCGTCCTTGTTCTCCAGCGCCAGCTTGATCACCTCGTTGCTGCCGCGCCGGAACTCCGCGAGGTGTTTTTTAGCCTCCTCGAGCTTGCCCCTCTCAAACTCGTCAAGCTCGGTGTTTCCGTAGTTCTCCAGGTTCTTGTCGTTCAGCCTTCTGCGCCTTTCTATCTCCTCAACATGGGCTTGGATTTCATTATCGTCGTCGGTGAGTATCATGTTCAGCTGAGACGCGATAATCGCCTGGAAGTTCGTCCTGGAGTCGTTCAGCCACTGAATCGGCAGCACGCCCCTCTCGTACATCATGTCCAATCCCACTCCCGCCTCGTCCAGATGGGTGTAGCCCACCCACGAGGCGATCGCGGTGAAGAGACAGAGGAGCGCGGTAAGAAGTAAAAGACGCGTGCGTATGGTCATGTCTCTGAAAATGCTCAACATATCACATCACTCCTTATATTTTTACCGGGTAATCTGAACTTGGAACAGTGAACGGGGACCGGACAGGGACGTGCGCGATCTCGATGACGCGAAGGCGGAGATCTCACCGGGATGCGTCGCTGCGTAATGCACGACATATTGCGTTCTGAGAAGTAAACGTGAAAAGCCGGTTTGAATCGAAGAGCGGGAGGGAAGCTGTGGTTGTACTTATCTGAAGCAGGGTCGATGTGACATCCTGGTGAAAATGCAAATATAAAGCCGTCCTGATAGGACGGCCGCGTCCTTCCCGGCGGGGACAACGTCTTCACGGCGAAGGCATCCAGCCCCGCCGTTTTTGGTCGCAGGGCTCCTTCCATGGTGAGCATTACTCTCCCTTTAGGTTAGAATATGAAGCAAAAGTCCGATAAGACTATGCTTTAGAACATATTTTAGCCTTATCGGTTGAATTCGTCAAGAGTAAAAAACTCATTAATATTGTAAAAAATTATCCAGCTGTGCTCCCATCTCCCGCCGCGCTATATGAGCAAGATCATCAGCATCCCCTTTTAGCGGAGAATCTTTACCGGGATTCGGCGATTCCAGCCGCGTTTCGCCACGAGACCACTGCGTGTCCATCCCTCTGATACTCCTCGTCGCCGCCGTAGACCAGGTATGTTTCGCCCGCGTCCCTCCCGGCTATCTCACTCCATCGATTCAGCCCCCGGAGTTGCTCGCTCGTGACGGTCTTTCCCGACTTAACTTCCACTCCGTCCAGCAAACCGTCGTTTTCGATGATGAAGTCAATCTCGAAGCCGCTTCCATCCCTCCAGAAGTAGAGCTCCGGCTCGAGTCCCTCGTTCAGGCGGACCTTGAGAAGCTCGACCGCCACCATGTTCTCGACTATCGCGCCCCGCAGCGGATGAGTCTCAAGGTGGGACTCGTCCCGTATTCCCAGCAGATGGCAGAGAAGCCCCGTGTCCAAAAAGTAAAGCTTTGGCGTTTTGACCAGGCGCTTGTTGAAATTGCGGAAGTACGGGCGCAACAGGAAGACGATGGAGCCCGCCTCGAGGACGGAGATCCATGCCTTGGCAGTGTTGTGCACCACGCCGCACTCGGCCGAGAGAGAGGAGAGGTTGAGCAATTGTCCCGCCCGCCCAGCGCAGAGGCGAAGGAATCGCTGAAACGCGGAGAGGTCCCTGACGTTGAGCAGGGATCGAACGTCCCGCTCTAGGTAGGTGGCAGTGTAGCTCACCAGCCACGATGATGCCTCCACGTCTCGGACGTGCAGCGGCGGGTATCCGCCCTTCAACGCTGCTGTGTCGAGCTCTGCAGGTAGCAGGGAGGCGCTTTTCAACTCGTCGAAGCTGAAAGGAGGCAGGTGAAGCAAAGCGGTTCTGCCTGCGAGGCTCTGTGTGATGCCCTCCACTAGGTGGAAGTGCTGAGAGCCTGTGAGAATGAAGAGTCCCATCCTGCCGTCAAAGTCCAATCGCTCCTGCAGGTAGGAGAAGAGCCACGGGGCGTGCTGAGCCTCGTCGAGGATCGCTCCGTCCGGGAAGCGATCCAGGAAGCCTCGCGGGTCGTCCTTGGCGAACTCTCGCTCATCGGGATTCTCAAGAGAGACGTACAATTTTTGGGGGAAGGTATGGCGGACGAATGTCGTCTTGCCTGACTGCCTCGCCCCCGTCACGGCGATGCACGGGAAACCCCGGCTCAAGTCGATCGCTTTCTGCTGCATGTGTCTTTCTATATACATCGCGATCCCCCCTAACTCGGCATCCATAGTACACGTTTCCTCTGCAAATTGTCAATTGAATTGCCAAATAGCATGGGATCTGAGGCGGCAACAGGGCGAAACTGAGATCCCTCCGGTGCTTTGCACCGTTCGGGATAAGCGATCGACAGTGCGAAGCCTCTGGCGCGCAACTGCCGGAAGGCTCGCTTCGCCTGTCGCCTGCTTGGATCCCTCGTCACCTGCGGCTCCCCGGGATGACAGGAAGGGCGTTCGCTCGGGGTGACAAGGTAGGCGGCGGCTCCCCGGGACAACAAGGCGTGATCATCCCGAGCGAAGGCGAGGGATCTCGATCCTCCCTACGCGGGGACTATCATCGGTATCCCTTTGTAGTGGACTATTTCAACCGGAATGCCGTACACGTCGTGAACCAGGTCTGCCGGCGCGTCCGCCGGCGTGCAGACGCCGGCGATCGAGCCGTCCTTTAAGAAGAGCAGTCGGTCGGCGAATCTGAACGCGGTGTTCAGGTCGTGCATGCACAGAAGGGCGGCGACTTTTTTCTTCCTAACAATGCCCTTAAGAGTCGCCAGCATCTCGAGCTGGTTCTTCAGGTCCAGGCTGCTGGTCGGCTCGTCGAGCAGCAGCACTCGCGGCTCCTGCACTATTGCGCGGGCCAGCAGCACCTTCTGAAATTCCCCGCCGCTCAATTCGTCAAGGTATCTCAGAGCCAACCCCTCCAGAGACAGCCCCTCAAGCGCCGAGTGAACCATCCCCAGGTCGGATTTCTCGACGGACCACCCAAGGTGCGGATGGCGCCCGAGCAGCACCGCATCGAACACGGTGAGCCGAACCTGCTCGCCCCTCTGCGGCACGTAGCCGAAGAATTTGGCTCGCTCCCGCGGCGAGCATGAGGCTGCGTCCCTCGCCTCGATAAGCACGCTTCCACCGGACGGGCGCAGAATCCCGTCTATGACGCGAAGTAGGGTGGTCTTGCCCACGCCGTTCGGGCCGAGCAGGGCAGCCATCTCACCCTCGGCGAGGGAGAAGGATACATGCTCAAGCACCGGCACGCCTCTATAAGAGAAGGAGACTCCGTCAACGGTCAGTATCACGGCCTCTTCCTCCTCGCTATCAGCGCCAGGAAGACGGGTGCACCCAGGAAAGCCGTGAACACGGACACGGGCAGAGTGCGCGGCGCGAATGCGACCCGAGCTCCCGTGTCCGCCGCGAGCAGCAGCAGCCCTCCCGCGAGCACCGACCCCGGCACCAGGAACCTGTGGTCCGACCCCAGGAATCGCCTGAGCATGTGCGGGCTTACCAGTCCGACGAAGCCTATCACCCCGAGCAGGGCAACCGTCACGGAGGCGAGCAGAGAAGCCGCAACCATCGCCTCCAGCCGTATGCGCGGTGCGGAGACCCCGAGCGACAGGGCGGTCTCGTCCCCGCTGTCGATTGCGTTGAGGTCGAAGCGGCGCGCGAAGAAGAGGCAGAGGACCGCGAGCAGCAGGCCACCCATCAGCGGTACGTCCCGCCAAGACGCTCGCGACACGTCCCCGAAGGTCCAGAAGACGGTCGCGGCGAGCTGGCTGTCGTCCGCGAAGTACTGCAGGAACATAGTCCCAGCGGTGAAGAGCGAGCTCAGCGCTACCCCGGCGAGCACCATAACGTCCGGTGTTCCCCTGGTGACGGAGGCGATCGCAAGCACGACCGTCATGCAAACGAGCGCGGAGGCGAAAGCAGCGCCCGTGGTCAGCCACGGGTTGACGATCGTTACTGCGTTCACAGCGGTGCTCTGCATGCTCCCAGTGCCGAGCACGATAATCGAGAAGGCCGCACCGAAAGCGGCCGCGTTTGAGATCCCCAGTGTGAAGGGGGAGCCGAGCGGGTTGCGAAGCACCGACTGCATCGCAACCCCGGCCAGCGCCAGAGCTCCTCCTGCGAACAGCGCCGCGAGCGCCTGAGGAAGCCTGATGCCGACCACGATTATCCGCCACTTCGGCTCTCCGCCGCCCAGAAGAGCGCGCACCACCTTGAGGGGGGGGATGGAGACCGCCCCCCACGAGATGGACATCACGAAGGCCAGCGCGCACAGAGCGCCGAGCGCGACCAGGAAGAGCCTCTTTCGCCCAATGTGCCGCTCGTACCCGGCGGCGGAGCGTGCCTCCATGCTCAAGCGCTACTCTCCTGCCTCGATCCGGGAAAGAGCGAACCCGGAGAAGTAGTCGTTCATTGTCTGGAATACCGGCTTGTCCACCAGGAAGGTGTAGATCTCGTCGGCCATCGCGACCGGGTCCACGTCCTCGAAACTGTCGGGGTAAAGCGTCTTGCCGACGAAGTAGGTGTTGGCCAGCACCGAGCCGAAGTTGAGCGAGTAGGCGTTGTACGGCAGCACGCCGAAGACCCTGCCCTCGACTACGGCTGTCAGGGCGGAGATCGCCGGGTCGTCGCGGAGCTGCTGAAGGCCGTTCGCTTGCTCGCCGGCCGTGATGGTGCTCAGGTCGACGAACAGCACCTCCGGGTCCCACTCCAGCAGCTTCTCCTTCGCTATCTCGACCACCTGTCCGCCCTTCTGCCCCGGTGCCGCCGCCACGTTCTTCGCGCCGGTGTAGACGAATGGGGGATAGTTCGGCTCAGTCGAGGTGAAGCCATGAGCCCCGCGCGACGCCACCCCGCCGACGTAGCAGGTCGGACGCTTATCGTCGGGGATGTCTGCGGTCCTTCTGGCGAGATCGGCCAGGTGCCGCTCGAAGAAGGCCACGACCTCCTCCGCTCGCTCCTCCCTGTCGAGAATCCTACCCATCAGGCGCAGGGAGCCGTAGAAGTCATCCTTCTTGTCCGTCAGGTTGCCCGGCTCCAGCCCGACCACCGGTATGCCGGTCTTCTCCGTCAGCACGTCCGGGTGAGGTCCGGCGAGAGGAGAGACCTTCAGGATCACCTGCGGCTGAGGAGATAGGCCCGCGATCAGCTCGGGGCTGTCCAGGCCGCGGAACTCGCCGAATATCGGGAGGTCGCCGAACTGGGGGTTTGCGATGTTGTAGGGGCGCGACAAGACCAGCACGCCAAGGTCGGGGGTCTTCTTCTCGGCCGAGTCCACCGCCACGACCCTGTCCTGCGCCTCCAGGTAGACGACCAGTCTAAGGCAGCCGGAGCCGGAGGCTATGATGCGCTCGGGCGACTCGGCCACGACGACCGAGCGGCCCAATGTGTCGGTCACAGCGATCTCCCCGGCGAGCGCGGGGAGGGCCGACAGGCATAGAAGTACGAAAAGAGATGAGATGCACGCTTTGCGAAACACGAAAACCCTCTCCTTTTTGAGATAGCGTGGTTGATTCCCCATCAATAGTAGCACGAAAATATCTATTTGTGCCATCAGCCATCATGATATTCAAGGGTGGTTGACAAGAACGTTCTTTTTGTGCAATATAACGCACATGAATGTCGCTTCGCCGGGAGGAAGATATGGATGGAAACTCTCGAAAAGATCGTCGCGGAAAACCTGAAGGGTCTTCGAACCAGGCGCAAACTCAGTCTCGACAAGGTTTCTGCTCTTACCGGAGTGAGCAAGAGCATGCTGGGCCAAGTCGAACGCGGTGAGTCGAGCCCGACGCTACAGACGGTCTGGAAGATAGCCAACGGCCTGCGCATCCCGTTGAGCGAGCTGACCGACGCGCCTGTTCCCGAGACGGAGTCCTTCTCCAAGGATCGGGTGGCGCCGATACTGGGAGACAACGGGAGGTTCAGGGTATACCCGATATTCCCGTACGACGGAAGAAATCGTTTCGAATTCCTGTCCATAGAGATGGACAGGGGGGCGTTCTCATCCTCCGAGCCGCATATCGACGGCACGGTCGAGTATGTCCACGTTTTCGAGGGAGAGATCGTCATCATGGCGGGTGACGAGGAGCGATGCCTGGGGTGCGGGGACTCGATGAAGTACAGGGCCGACAGGCCGCACTCATACCACAATCCGGGAGAGGGGAGATCGACGCTCGCGATGGTCATCCTCTACCCGGAGGAGAATGTATGAAAGGAGACCAAACCATGAGCAGCAGTGAACGCACAGAGCGGGCGCGCCAGGAGTATGTGAATGGAAAACCGTCCGTGAGCTGCCTCCGGGCGGCGATCTGGACCGAGTCCCACAAGGAGACGGAGGGCGAGGCCACGCCCGTGAGGAGGGCGAAGGCCTTTGCCGCGGCTTGCGATCGGCTCCCAGTGATCATCTTCCCCGGCGAGCTGATCGTCGGCGTATCGGGCGAGTTTCGGCGTTCGGCCATCCTGACTCCCGAGTTCT includes:
- a CDS encoding methyl-accepting chemotaxis protein is translated as MSIFRDMTIRTRLLLLTALLCLFTAIASWVGYTHLDEAGVGLDMMYERGVLPIQWLNDSRTNFQAIIASQLNMILTDDDNEIQAHVEEIERRRRLNDKNLENYGNTELDEFERGKLEEAKKHLAEFRRGSNEVIKLALENKDDEAYDYYTQHVVEANNNYRYAIREISNYCIAAAEEADEENKVVVAASKRFLIGTAVTAVIMGALLGLLVARSINRPLNSLIEVMQRIATLDITFDQSKAWLFEYRKNEFEKLADSIMKIQDALIGFVSGIVAATDRIGETSQEFSALAQEANAGVEESRVGADDVSSQMENLAAATEEITASVEEVASGAQSSAQKSTDMAGEVEQARTAGEDGVKAIGRAVASIKKVASDADGSAKEVKSLGDRAREIQNFVAQIGGIADQTNLLALNAAIEAARAGEAGRGFAVVAEEVRKLAEESNEAAQKIADLASIITKDLDEVVSAAENNAKDSLESSNLAEETRDTIDQMMEALSRIASATQDMAAVAEEQAASSEEIASAVQNIASRVNDSAESADTVRGQMVEVGTAAERVAQGSEELSGLAADLQKLVAAFKYDEVDSTSKSGLVPL
- a CDS encoding ATP-binding protein, which produces MQQKAIDLSRGFPCIAVTGARQSGKTTFVRHTFPQKLYVSLENPDEREFAKDDPRGFLDRFPDGAILDEAQHAPWLFSYLQERLDFDGRMGLFILTGSQHFHLVEGITQSLAGRTALLHLPPFSFDELKSASLLPAELDTAALKGGYPPLHVRDVEASSWLVSYTATYLERDVRSLLNVRDLSAFQRFLRLCAGRAGQLLNLSSLSAECGVVHNTAKAWISVLEAGSIVFLLRPYFRNFNKRLVKTPKLYFLDTGLLCHLLGIRDESHLETHPLRGAIVENMVAVELLKVRLNEGLEPELYFWRDGSGFEIDFIIENDGLLDGVEVKSGKTVTSEQLRGLNRWSEIAGRDAGETYLVYGGDEEYQRDGHAVVSWRNAAGIAESR
- a CDS encoding ABC transporter ATP-binding protein, whose product is MILTVDGVSFSYRGVPVLEHVSFSLAEGEMAALLGPNGVGKTTLLRVIDGILRPSGGSVLIEARDAASCSPRERAKFFGYVPQRGEQVRLTVFDAVLLGRHPHLGWSVEKSDLGMVHSALEGLSLEGLALRYLDELSGGEFQKVLLARAIVQEPRVLLLDEPTSSLDLKNQLEMLATLKGIVRKKKVAALLCMHDLNTAFRFADRLLFLKDGSIAGVCTPADAPADLVHDVYGIPVEIVHYKGIPMIVPA
- a CDS encoding iron ABC transporter permease, whose product is MEARSAAGYERHIGRKRLFLVALGALCALAFVMSISWGAVSIPPLKVVRALLGGGEPKWRIIVVGIRLPQALAALFAGGALALAGVAMQSVLRNPLGSPFTLGISNAAAFGAAFSIIVLGTGSMQSTAVNAVTIVNPWLTTGAAFASALVCMTVVLAIASVTRGTPDVMVLAGVALSSLFTAGTMFLQYFADDSQLAATVFWTFGDVSRASWRDVPLMGGLLLAVLCLFFARRFDLNAIDSGDETALSLGVSAPRIRLEAMVAASLLASVTVALLGVIGFVGLVSPHMLRRFLGSDHRFLVPGSVLAGGLLLLAADTGARVAFAPRTLPVSVFTAFLGAPVFLALIARRKRP
- a CDS encoding iron ABC transporter substrate-binding protein, with amino-acid sequence MGNQPRYLKKERVFVFRKACISSLFVLLCLSALPALAGEIAVTDTLGRSVVVAESPERIIASGSGCLRLVVYLEAQDRVVAVDSAEKKTPDLGVLVLSRPYNIANPQFGDLPIFGEFRGLDSPELIAGLSPQPQVILKVSPLAGPHPDVLTEKTGIPVVGLEPGNLTDKKDDFYGSLRLMGRILDREERAEEVVAFFERHLADLARRTADIPDDKRPTCYVGGVASRGAHGFTSTEPNYPPFVYTGAKNVAAAPGQKGGQVVEIAKEKLLEWDPEVLFVDLSTITAGEQANGLQQLRDDPAISALTAVVEGRVFGVLPYNAYSLNFGSVLANTYFVGKTLYPDSFEDVDPVAMADEIYTFLVDKPVFQTMNDYFSGFALSRIEAGE
- a CDS encoding helix-turn-helix domain-containing protein, whose protein sequence is METLEKIVAENLKGLRTRRKLSLDKVSALTGVSKSMLGQVERGESSPTLQTVWKIANGLRIPLSELTDAPVPETESFSKDRVAPILGDNGRFRVYPIFPYDGRNRFEFLSIEMDRGAFSSSEPHIDGTVEYVHVFEGEIVIMAGDEERCLGCGDSMKYRADRPHSYHNPGEGRSTLAMVILYPEENV